In Desulfosediminicola ganghwensis, a single window of DNA contains:
- a CDS encoding chalcone isomerase family protein, translated as MRLILAIGMTLLLAASGFAKDIAGVSVAESLAGKDGVTLNLNGAGIRSKMFFKIYIAELYLENPAKDAAAVIADEGQKMMVMHFLYDEVSAEKLVGAWNEGFEGNLSEDVRAAMADRIEKFNSMFVTVKKGDQIVLNYIPGQGVAVTVAGVEKGVVEGKDFADAMFAIWLGDKPVTKDLKKKLLGS; from the coding sequence ATGCGTTTAATTCTGGCTATTGGCATGACGCTGCTGTTGGCAGCATCCGGTTTTGCAAAGGACATTGCAGGGGTATCTGTGGCCGAGAGCCTGGCGGGAAAAGATGGGGTAACCCTGAACCTGAACGGTGCCGGTATACGGTCAAAGATGTTTTTCAAGATCTATATCGCAGAGCTTTACCTCGAAAATCCGGCAAAAGATGCGGCGGCAGTCATAGCCGATGAGGGGCAGAAGATGATGGTGATGCACTTCCTCTACGATGAGGTGAGCGCTGAAAAACTTGTCGGTGCCTGGAATGAAGGGTTCGAAGGGAATCTGAGCGAAGATGTGAGAGCAGCAATGGCTGATCGGATCGAAAAATTCAACTCGATGTTCGTCACAGTCAAAAAAGGTGATCAGATTGTGCTGAACTATATCCCGGGACAAGGCGTTGCTGTGACGGTGGCAGGAGTCGAAAAAGGGGTGGTTGAAGGCAAGGACTTTGCGGACGCAATGTTCGCAATCTGGCTTGGAGATAAGCCTGTTACCAAGGACCTGAAGAAAAAGTTGCTCGGTTCTTGA
- the hslO gene encoding Hsp33 family molecular chaperone HslO, whose amino-acid sequence MKDILHRVIADDGKFFGLACDTTRLVNEACRKHDVGPTAAAALGRALTGSALLAALMKDGQYVQLKFEGSGPLGKIITEAGYDGWARGYVANPQADVPLKNGAVDVASGLGRAGFLTVTKDIGGKRKYQGMTQLYTSEIGEDIAFYLLESEQTPSVVGLSIHLQPDGTVSAAGGYLIQALPPVDEEIIGYLEKRVNSLDSVGQMLLSGNTPAEILSQLFAEIPHHSTASTDLIYQCSCSVEKMERAVFSLGKQELQHLLENEGGADVQCEFCRDNYHFDRSDLERMISSGSSKQ is encoded by the coding sequence ATGAAAGATATTCTTCACCGCGTCATCGCCGATGACGGTAAGTTCTTCGGCCTTGCCTGCGACACCACCAGACTTGTTAATGAGGCCTGCAGAAAACACGATGTCGGCCCTACCGCTGCAGCTGCTCTCGGCAGGGCACTTACCGGTTCGGCACTGTTGGCAGCACTCATGAAAGATGGCCAGTATGTTCAGTTAAAATTTGAAGGGAGCGGTCCCCTGGGTAAGATCATAACCGAAGCCGGCTATGATGGCTGGGCCCGGGGCTATGTTGCCAATCCCCAGGCAGATGTTCCTTTAAAGAATGGCGCCGTGGATGTGGCTTCCGGTCTCGGCCGGGCTGGTTTTCTGACCGTCACCAAGGATATCGGCGGCAAGCGGAAATATCAGGGGATGACACAACTCTACACCAGTGAAATTGGTGAGGACATTGCTTTCTACCTGCTGGAATCAGAACAAACCCCATCGGTTGTTGGGCTCTCCATCCATCTTCAGCCTGACGGAACTGTCAGCGCTGCGGGCGGTTATCTTATTCAGGCCCTGCCCCCTGTGGATGAAGAGATCATAGGTTATCTTGAAAAACGGGTGAACAGCCTTGACTCTGTTGGTCAAATGTTGCTCTCTGGTAATACCCCGGCAGAGATACTAAGCCAGCTTTTTGCGGAAATACCTCACCATTCCACCGCTAGTACCGACCTGATCTATCAATGCAGTTGCAGTGTGGAAAAAATGGAGAGGGCCGTGTTTTCTCTTGGCAAACAGGAGTTACAACATCTGCTGGAGAACGAGGGTGGAGCGGATGTGCAATGTGAATTCTGCCGTGACAACTATCATTTCGACCGGTCGGACCTCGAAAGAATGATCTCTTCAGGCAGCTCCAAACAGTAA
- the aspS gene encoding aspartate--tRNA ligase, giving the protein MESMGSLVRSHSCNALGKDNIGEEVTLMGWVLRRRDHGGVIFIDLRDREGITQVVFNPEVNPETHAKAHQLRSEWVLAVKGRVEARPGDMANPKLATGEIEVLIDDLRILNSSQTPPFPLDEETEVSDNLRLQYRYLDLRRPEMASNLIMRHKAVQSIRNYLNDNGFLDIETPMLTRSTPEGARDYLVPSRVNAGKFYALPQSPQLFKQLLMIAGMDRYYQIVKCFRDEDLRADRQPEFTQIDMELSFVDEEQVIAMTEGMIAKLFKDTLGIDFKPPYARMSYDESMSRFGTDRPDTRFGLELIDLTDIAKECSFKVFRSIADGGGTVRAINAKGCASFSRKDLDDLTDYVIQYGAKGLAWVKMKADGEWQSPIAKFFSEEERTAIAEALGAEEGDVLFFGADSKKVVFQYLGELRLELARRLDLLKKDEFNFIWVTDFPLVEYDEKDKRFQALHHPFTAPKEEDLDKLESDPGAVYSRAYDLVLNGTEIGGGSIRIHQRDVQAKVLDALGIGEEEANDKFGFLLKALELGAPPHGGLAFGLDRLLMLICGCSSIRDVIAFPKTQKATCPLTEAPSSVDRKQLTELYLRPDWKE; this is encoded by the coding sequence ATGGAATCAATGGGAAGCTTAGTCCGGTCGCATTCCTGCAATGCACTCGGCAAGGACAATATCGGAGAAGAAGTCACACTGATGGGCTGGGTCCTGCGCAGACGTGACCACGGTGGTGTAATTTTTATCGACCTTCGCGACCGTGAAGGTATTACCCAGGTGGTATTTAATCCGGAGGTGAATCCGGAGACCCACGCTAAGGCGCACCAGCTGAGAAGTGAGTGGGTTCTTGCCGTAAAGGGCCGAGTTGAAGCCCGTCCGGGTGATATGGCTAATCCCAAGCTGGCAACCGGCGAGATTGAGGTGTTGATCGATGATCTGCGTATACTCAACTCCAGCCAGACCCCGCCATTCCCGCTGGATGAGGAAACCGAGGTCTCCGACAACCTGCGCCTGCAATATCGCTATCTCGATCTGCGGCGGCCGGAGATGGCTTCAAACCTGATCATGCGCCACAAGGCAGTGCAGTCCATCCGCAATTATCTCAACGATAATGGCTTCCTGGATATTGAAACTCCGATGTTGACCCGTTCAACTCCGGAAGGTGCGAGGGACTACCTGGTGCCGAGCCGGGTAAACGCCGGTAAATTTTATGCCCTTCCCCAGTCTCCGCAGCTCTTTAAGCAGCTGCTGATGATTGCCGGTATGGATCGTTATTACCAGATCGTCAAATGTTTCCGTGATGAAGATCTCCGTGCCGATCGCCAGCCTGAGTTTACCCAGATCGATATGGAGCTTTCCTTTGTCGACGAGGAGCAGGTCATTGCCATGACCGAAGGCATGATCGCCAAGCTGTTCAAGGATACTCTCGGTATTGATTTCAAGCCGCCATACGCCCGTATGAGCTACGACGAGTCAATGTCCCGCTTCGGTACCGACCGTCCGGATACCCGCTTCGGCCTGGAGTTGATCGATCTGACCGATATAGCCAAGGAGTGCAGCTTCAAGGTATTCCGTTCAATTGCCGATGGTGGCGGTACCGTCCGCGCGATCAACGCCAAGGGCTGTGCGAGCTTCTCCAGAAAGGATCTCGATGATCTGACTGATTATGTTATCCAGTACGGCGCCAAAGGTCTGGCCTGGGTGAAGATGAAGGCGGATGGCGAGTGGCAGTCACCGATTGCCAAATTCTTCAGCGAGGAAGAGCGTACTGCTATCGCAGAGGCTCTTGGTGCAGAAGAAGGCGATGTTCTCTTCTTCGGTGCAGATAGTAAGAAGGTTGTCTTCCAGTATCTCGGCGAGCTTCGCCTTGAACTGGCCCGTCGCCTCGACCTGCTGAAAAAAGATGAGTTTAACTTCATCTGGGTCACCGACTTTCCGCTGGTTGAATATGATGAGAAGGACAAACGTTTCCAGGCGCTGCATCACCCCTTCACAGCCCCGAAAGAAGAAGATCTGGATAAGCTCGAGAGTGATCCCGGCGCGGTATACAGCCGGGCCTACGATCTGGTGCTGAACGGTACCGAGATCGGCGGTGGGTCCATCCGTATCCACCAGCGGGATGTCCAGGCCAAAGTGCTTGATGCGCTTGGTATTGGTGAAGAAGAGGCAAACGATAAGTTCGGCTTCCTGCTTAAGGCTCTTGAGCTTGGTGCTCCGCCCCATGGTGGTCTTGCTTTTGGTCTCGACCGTCTGCTTATGCTGATTTGCGGTTGTAGCTCCATCCGTGACGTAATCGCTTTCCCGAAAACACAGAAGGCGACCTGTCCGCTCACCGAGGCACCTTCTTCGGTGGACAGAAAACAGCTCACTGAGTTGTATCTCCGTCCTGATTGGAAAGAGTAA
- the hisS gene encoding histidine--tRNA ligase, giving the protein MKLKALNGFKDILPADVALWMRVEATVRDIVSRFQFSEIRLPILEKTELFARSIGEATDIVEKEMYSFVDKGVTMRPEATAQIIRAYIEHGLYVQRPIQRIFTIGPMFRHERPQKGRLRQFHQVSAEVIGADHPRVDAEVMAMSAMIFSELGISVSLEMNSLGCRECRPAYKEKLLAFLSERIDHLCDDCKRRSSTNPLRVLDCKKPGCREQVADAPSIVENLCAGCDEHFGAVRSSLEQLGVDYQVNKFMVRGLDYYCRTTFEFITGDLGAQSAVCAGGRYDGLVEQLGGPKKIGGIGFGLGLERLVLLLQQKEQDQGRPNELDLFIAGLGEEAVRLCYGLVNELRVTGLRVGLDHEGRSLKSQMKQADKAGSNYVLIVGDDELAKGTGVLRNMGNQEQINIALDAAAIQQQLAGA; this is encoded by the coding sequence ATGAAGCTCAAGGCCCTGAATGGCTTTAAAGATATACTTCCCGCAGATGTCGCGCTCTGGATGCGCGTCGAAGCGACGGTTCGCGATATAGTATCACGGTTTCAGTTTTCAGAGATACGTTTGCCAATACTCGAGAAAACTGAGCTTTTTGCACGCTCTATAGGTGAAGCAACGGATATCGTAGAAAAAGAGATGTACAGCTTTGTCGATAAAGGGGTTACCATGCGCCCTGAAGCGACAGCTCAGATTATTCGTGCCTATATCGAGCACGGACTTTATGTGCAGCGGCCGATTCAGCGAATTTTCACCATAGGACCGATGTTCCGTCATGAGCGTCCGCAGAAAGGTCGCCTCAGGCAATTTCACCAGGTGAGTGCAGAGGTAATCGGTGCCGACCATCCCCGGGTCGATGCGGAAGTGATGGCAATGTCCGCCATGATTTTCAGCGAATTGGGAATCTCGGTCAGCCTGGAGATGAATTCCCTGGGTTGCCGCGAGTGCCGTCCTGCGTATAAGGAAAAATTACTGGCGTTTCTCAGTGAAAGAATTGATCACCTCTGTGATGACTGCAAGAGACGCAGCTCAACAAATCCCTTGAGAGTGCTGGATTGCAAAAAGCCGGGATGTCGTGAGCAAGTGGCAGATGCTCCTTCCATCGTAGAGAATCTTTGTGCCGGCTGCGACGAGCACTTCGGTGCCGTTCGCAGCAGCCTTGAACAACTTGGTGTCGACTATCAGGTAAACAAGTTCATGGTTCGCGGACTTGATTACTATTGCAGAACTACTTTCGAGTTTATCACTGGCGATCTGGGTGCCCAGTCTGCAGTGTGTGCCGGTGGCCGTTATGATGGCCTGGTTGAACAGCTGGGCGGGCCGAAAAAAATAGGCGGTATCGGTTTCGGCCTCGGCCTGGAGCGACTGGTTCTCCTGCTGCAGCAGAAAGAACAGGATCAGGGACGACCAAATGAACTCGATCTGTTTATTGCCGGCCTCGGAGAGGAGGCAGTTCGTCTCTGCTACGGTCTGGTCAATGAGTTGCGCGTGACGGGACTGCGTGTCGGTCTGGATCACGAGGGGCGAAGCCTGAAGAGTCAGATGAAACAGGCGGACAAGGCCGGTTCGAATTACGTGCTTATTGTCGGTGATGATGAACTGGCAAAAGGCACAGGTGTACTTAGAAACATGGGAAATCAGGAGCAGATCAATATCGCTCTTGATGCTGCAGCCATTCAGCAGCAGCTGGCCGGCGCATAA
- a CDS encoding NAD(P)H-dependent flavin oxidoreductase, with the protein MKLPSLTIGKFTVPFPLLQGGMSIRVSTSSLAAPVANCGGIGIIGGSAIPAEELQEDIRKAKAMTDGVVGVNIMYAMKNFYNNVMGSIESGIDMIVTGAGFSRDIFKIGKEHNVPIVMIVSSPSLAKLAEKLGASAIIAEAAEAGGHLGTDKPLREIFPSIRDAVKNIPLIAAGGISNGYEMAEMMDKYGADGVQIASRFVLSEECDVSDKFKQAYLDAGKEDIVLTSSPVGLPGRAINTPFVSGKNSGEDHSTKRCVHKCLKKCDHHYCISERLIASRDGNIDEGLVFAGSNTYKMKNILPVSEIFNQFKEQAEAVYKEGIGFAPAAS; encoded by the coding sequence ATGAAGTTACCATCACTAACTATAGGCAAATTCACTGTACCGTTCCCTCTTTTGCAGGGTGGTATGTCAATCCGGGTTTCAACCTCATCTTTGGCAGCGCCGGTCGCTAACTGCGGCGGCATCGGAATTATTGGCGGCTCCGCCATCCCGGCCGAGGAATTGCAGGAAGACATCCGAAAAGCAAAGGCCATGACAGACGGCGTTGTAGGCGTAAATATCATGTACGCCATGAAGAATTTCTACAACAACGTCATGGGCTCCATCGAATCCGGAATCGACATGATCGTAACCGGTGCAGGTTTTTCCAGGGATATCTTCAAGATCGGCAAAGAGCACAATGTTCCGATCGTTATGATTGTATCCTCACCATCACTGGCAAAGCTGGCTGAAAAGCTTGGTGCGTCTGCCATTATCGCCGAAGCTGCAGAGGCCGGCGGTCACCTTGGCACCGACAAACCTCTGAGAGAGATTTTCCCATCCATCCGTGATGCAGTGAAAAACATTCCGCTCATCGCTGCCGGCGGCATCAGCAACGGCTATGAAATGGCCGAAATGATGGACAAATACGGCGCCGACGGCGTTCAAATCGCTTCCCGCTTCGTGCTCAGTGAGGAGTGCGACGTAAGTGACAAATTCAAACAGGCCTACCTGGACGCAGGCAAGGAGGACATTGTCCTTACTTCTTCGCCCGTAGGTCTTCCTGGCAGAGCCATCAACACGCCTTTTGTCTCCGGTAAAAACAGCGGTGAGGATCACAGCACCAAAAGATGCGTTCACAAGTGTCTCAAGAAGTGTGATCACCACTACTGTATTAGCGAGCGCCTTATCGCATCGCGCGATGGAAACATTGATGAAGGCCTGGTGTTTGCTGGTTCAAATACTTATAAGATGAAAAATATTCTGCCCGTTTCTGAGATTTTCAACCAATTCAAAGAACAGGCAGAAGCGGTATACAAGGAAGGAATCGGATTCGCTCCAGCGGCATCCTGA
- a CDS encoding polya polymerase has product MPGTTTNSIRIITSKEHPITPEQISADALFVLKKLNKAGFSAYLVGGGVRDLYLGKKPKDFDISTNARPGQIRKLFPNSKTIGRRFRLVQVICRSGSIIEVSTLRSLSEHDLDGPEAVLAPNNTFGSLDEDAQRRDLTINSLFYEIENQTIIDYVRGVDDLDACIIRIVGDPQKRINRDPVRAMRAIRHAARNNFSIEETSLKAICDNHKKLLLCPPSRLRDETLKDIYSGAAEPWFKLCIETDIFCDLFPIYRKTIDAKVHGSTGCQEQLHKVFATIDRVNNIAVSNNVSRQPDFFMMALILIPWAEIKYGIFSKQFKGPELFHTSKRIRADIDNLLGVQLNLRRSLRQEMTTLLTNLNSLIHHRQNNSWPKWLRKKSYFKRCLLFYRCYMEITADKEVSEEHLEIVHSLHKTPTEHNAKHVSSQRNRPAFAPRSKKGIFGFKK; this is encoded by the coding sequence ATGCCTGGCACGACCACAAATTCCATCCGTATAATTACATCTAAAGAGCATCCGATCACCCCCGAGCAAATCTCGGCGGATGCTCTTTTCGTGCTGAAAAAGCTCAACAAGGCCGGATTTTCAGCCTACCTGGTCGGTGGTGGAGTGCGCGATCTCTACCTTGGCAAAAAGCCCAAGGATTTCGACATCAGCACCAACGCCCGCCCCGGCCAGATCAGGAAGCTTTTCCCCAATTCAAAAACCATCGGAAGAAGATTCCGACTGGTACAGGTTATCTGCCGAAGTGGTTCCATAATCGAGGTTTCGACCCTGCGCTCCTTAAGCGAGCACGACCTTGACGGACCTGAAGCGGTACTGGCTCCCAATAACACCTTCGGCAGTCTCGATGAAGATGCCCAGCGGCGTGATCTGACGATCAACTCCCTTTTTTACGAGATCGAGAATCAGACTATTATCGATTATGTCAGAGGCGTTGATGATCTCGATGCCTGCATCATACGCATTGTCGGTGACCCCCAGAAGCGCATCAACCGGGATCCGGTCCGGGCCATGCGAGCCATTCGACATGCGGCCCGCAACAATTTCAGCATTGAGGAAACCTCTCTCAAGGCGATTTGCGACAACCATAAAAAACTCCTGCTCTGCCCTCCGTCCCGACTAAGGGATGAGACCCTTAAGGACATCTACAGCGGCGCTGCGGAACCATGGTTCAAGCTCTGCATAGAGACAGATATATTTTGCGACCTCTTCCCTATTTACCGCAAAACTATAGACGCAAAGGTACATGGCAGTACCGGTTGCCAGGAGCAGCTGCACAAGGTTTTCGCCACCATTGACAGGGTAAACAATATAGCCGTATCGAACAATGTCTCCAGGCAACCTGACTTTTTTATGATGGCGCTGATCCTGATCCCGTGGGCAGAAATCAAATACGGCATCTTTTCAAAACAATTCAAAGGTCCGGAACTCTTTCACACCAGCAAGAGAATACGTGCCGATATAGATAACCTGCTCGGAGTCCAACTGAACCTCCGGCGCTCCCTCCGGCAGGAGATGACCACTCTGCTGACCAACCTCAACTCTCTCATCCATCACCGCCAGAACAACTCCTGGCCCAAGTGGCTTCGCAAGAAAAGTTACTTCAAACGCTGCCTGCTTTTCTACCGCTGTTACATGGAAATCACTGCCGACAAAGAAGTGAGCGAAGAACATCTCGAGATAGTGCACAGCTTGCACAAGACGCCAACCGAGCACAATGCCAAGCACGTCTCCAGCCAGCGCAACCGACCCGCTTTTGCGCCCAGGTCAAAAAAAGGCATTTTTGGCTTTAAAAAGTAA
- a CDS encoding hydrogenase small subunit: protein MADTVNTTLDPQLNRRGFLKGITMAAAALGMSDAVIPKMVEAAASGERPRVIWLHFQECTGCTESLLRSSHPDLARLILDIISLDYHETVMAAAGHQAEHNLHDTVQNHPFILVVEGAIPTKENGIHCMIAGKTAMEILAEVAPKASAIIAIGTCATYGGVQAAAPNPTGAVGVQELVDKPVVNISGCPPNPVSFLGTILHYLTFNRLPELDKLGRPKFAYGRRIHDHCERRAHFDEGRFVEQFGDEFHKLGYCLYKVGCKGPETFSNCPAVRFNDVDVWPVSVGHGCIGCTEPNFWDTMTPFYERLPQVKIPGTGIVADADSIGKKVIGVTAAAVGVHAAVGIGKGLIKGKGGSDEA, encoded by the coding sequence ATGGCAGACACGGTAAACACAACTCTGGATCCGCAACTTAATCGGCGCGGTTTCCTCAAGGGTATCACCATGGCAGCCGCAGCTTTGGGGATGTCCGACGCAGTGATTCCCAAAATGGTTGAGGCTGCTGCTTCCGGCGAACGCCCAAGAGTTATTTGGCTGCACTTCCAGGAATGTACAGGATGCACCGAGAGCCTTCTGCGCTCTTCCCATCCGGATCTGGCCCGTCTCATCTTAGACATTATTTCTCTCGACTATCATGAAACCGTCATGGCCGCTGCAGGTCATCAGGCTGAGCACAATCTTCATGACACCGTGCAGAACCATCCGTTCATTCTCGTCGTCGAGGGTGCTATTCCTACCAAAGAGAACGGAATTCACTGTATGATCGCCGGCAAGACCGCTATGGAGATCCTCGCCGAAGTAGCACCGAAGGCCAGCGCGATCATAGCAATCGGCACCTGTGCCACCTATGGTGGTGTTCAGGCCGCTGCTCCAAACCCAACCGGCGCCGTCGGTGTACAGGAACTCGTTGACAAGCCAGTGGTTAACATCTCCGGCTGCCCACCGAACCCTGTCTCTTTCCTCGGCACCATTCTCCACTACCTCACCTTTAATCGTCTGCCTGAGCTGGACAAACTTGGACGTCCCAAGTTCGCATACGGTCGAAGAATTCACGACCACTGCGAGCGTCGCGCTCACTTCGACGAAGGCCGCTTCGTTGAGCAATTCGGTGACGAATTCCACAAGCTCGGCTACTGCCTCTACAAGGTCGGTTGTAAAGGTCCGGAGACTTTTTCCAACTGTCCTGCAGTACGCTTCAACGACGTCGACGTATGGCCGGTAAGTGTTGGACACGGTTGTATTGGCTGTACTGAGCCAAACTTCTGGGATACCATGACTCCGTTCTACGAGAGACTGCCTCAGGTCAAGATCCCCGGTACCGGTATCGTCGCAGATGCTGACAGCATCGGCAAGAAAGTCATCGGTGTTACCGCAGCAGCTGTCGGTGTTCATGCAGCCGTTGGTATCGGCAAAGGCCTGATCAAAGGAAAAGGCGGTAGCGACGAAGCATAA
- a CDS encoding nickel-dependent hydrogenase large subunit gives MAQRITIDPVTRIEGHLRVDVEVDGGEVTKAWSSGQMYRGLENILKGRDPRDAWLFVQRICGVCTTVHAMASVRSVENALGLEIPLNAQLVRNMVQSIHCLHDHIVHFYALSALDWVDVVSALDADPVATAKLADSLSDWHGNSPKRFAAVKDKVKTLVASGQLGPFANAYWGHEAMKLPPEANLMAVSHYLEALDYQRKATQALAIIGGKNPHVQNLSVGGVTTNLFSENQTAVTMERLYYIKQLVEEVRDFIKMVYMTDVVAVGALYKDWLPYGAGVTNYMAAPDMFLDAAGTKADLPGGTIFDGDLSTIKPINTIADQYFIDNVQESIAKAWYDGDWSKHPWESSTDPKFTEFEDDGKYTWLKAPRFQGKPMQVGPLAQMVVGYAQGHERTVKAVDACLSRISAVAGVQVGPEILHGTIGRHAARAVRAGMMADLALEHWDHLVNNLASGDYEIFNPPVFPKGEQRGVGVHEAPRGLLSHWIVIQDGKIKNYQAVVPSTWNAGPRDAEGQLGPYEASLMGNPIADPERPLEVLRTIHSFDPCIACAVHMLDPEGKEMVKVKAL, from the coding sequence ATGGCTCAGAGAATTACCATTGATCCGGTAACCAGGATCGAGGGTCACTTAAGAGTAGACGTAGAAGTAGATGGGGGCGAGGTCACAAAAGCCTGGTCTTCCGGCCAGATGTACCGTGGTCTTGAAAACATCTTGAAAGGTCGCGATCCGCGTGATGCATGGCTGTTCGTACAGCGTATCTGTGGTGTGTGTACCACCGTTCACGCCATGGCGTCAGTTCGTTCCGTAGAGAACGCCCTTGGCCTTGAGATCCCGCTGAACGCTCAGCTCGTCAGAAACATGGTTCAGTCCATCCATTGTCTGCACGATCACATCGTTCACTTTTATGCCCTCTCAGCACTTGACTGGGTAGACGTGGTTTCCGCCCTCGACGCAGACCCTGTCGCCACTGCAAAACTGGCCGACAGCCTTTCCGACTGGCACGGTAACAGCCCTAAACGTTTCGCCGCAGTAAAAGACAAAGTAAAAACCCTCGTAGCCAGCGGCCAGCTCGGACCGTTTGCCAATGCTTACTGGGGCCACGAGGCAATGAAGTTGCCACCCGAGGCAAACCTGATGGCGGTTTCCCATTACCTGGAAGCTCTCGACTATCAGCGCAAAGCCACCCAGGCTCTGGCCATCATCGGCGGCAAGAACCCACACGTACAGAACCTCTCCGTAGGTGGTGTTACCACCAACCTGTTCTCTGAGAACCAGACTGCGGTAACCATGGAGCGTCTCTACTACATCAAGCAGCTGGTAGAAGAGGTACGTGACTTCATCAAGATGGTTTACATGACCGACGTTGTAGCTGTTGGTGCACTGTACAAAGACTGGCTGCCATACGGCGCCGGTGTTACCAATTACATGGCGGCTCCTGACATGTTCCTCGATGCAGCAGGAACCAAGGCCGATCTGCCGGGTGGTACCATCTTCGATGGCGACCTCAGCACCATCAAGCCAATCAACACCATCGCTGACCAGTATTTCATCGACAACGTACAGGAATCAATTGCCAAGGCATGGTACGACGGCGACTGGTCCAAGCATCCGTGGGAATCTTCCACCGATCCGAAGTTCACCGAGTTCGAAGACGATGGCAAGTACACCTGGCTCAAAGCCCCTCGTTTCCAGGGCAAGCCAATGCAGGTCGGTCCTCTGGCGCAGATGGTTGTTGGTTACGCACAGGGTCACGAGAGAACTGTCAAAGCAGTTGACGCGTGTCTCAGCCGTATCAGCGCAGTTGCCGGCGTTCAGGTTGGTCCTGAAATCCTGCACGGCACCATCGGCCGTCACGCAGCCCGTGCAGTACGCGCCGGCATGATGGCGGATCTGGCTCTCGAGCACTGGGATCACCTCGTAAACAATCTCGCCAGCGGCGATTACGAGATCTTCAACCCACCTGTCTTCCCGAAAGGCGAGCAACGGGGTGTTGGTGTGCACGAGGCTCCTCGTGGTCTGCTTTCTCACTGGATCGTTATCCAGGACGGCAAGATCAAGAACTACCAGGCTGTTGTACCTTCAACCTGGAACGCCGGTCCTCGCGATGCAGAAGGTCAGCTCGGACCATACGAGGCATCTCTCATGGGTAACCCTATTGCTGATCCTGAGAGACCTCTCGAGGTTCTTCGTACCATCCACTCATTTGATCCATGTATCGCCTGTGCGGTTCATATGCTTGATCCGGAAGGCAAAGAAATGGTGAAGGTAAAGGCTCTGTAA